A genomic segment from Legionella micdadei encodes:
- a CDS encoding IS256 family transposase, protein MSKNKKIDLSNFDFNDFKSEALTQLKSGQSLTGKDGILTPLIKELLEAALEGEMEAHISDCHDSGLTNRRNGKTSKLMKSTTGIFELDTPRDREGLFEPEIVKKRQTVLNESLDNKVLALYALGMSYEAISEHLAEMYGLDVSSAKISLITDKLLPMITEWRNRSLESIYPIAFLDAMHFKVRVEGKVTSKAFYTVLAVTPEGKKDILGLYLSETEGARFWLGVLNDLKARGVEDILIASIDGLKGFPEAIAEVFPKTEIQLCVVHQIRNSLKYVVSKDQKAFMADLKLVYKASSKDLAEHHLLELEEKWGKKYPAVMKSWNNNWEALSQYFKYPEELRRIIYTTNIVEGFHRQIRKYTKNKGAFTSENALIKLIYCACQKVLEKWSQPMHNWALIASQLHIYFEDRMNLRLR, encoded by the coding sequence ATGAGTAAGAATAAAAAGATAGATTTATCCAATTTTGATTTCAATGATTTTAAGTCTGAAGCCTTAACGCAATTAAAGTCTGGCCAGTCCCTTACTGGTAAAGACGGTATCTTAACTCCTCTGATCAAAGAGCTTCTTGAAGCAGCCTTAGAAGGTGAAATGGAGGCTCACATTTCTGATTGTCATGATTCAGGCCTAACCAATCGTCGCAATGGCAAAACATCCAAGTTAATGAAATCTACAACTGGTATTTTTGAATTAGACACTCCACGGGACAGAGAAGGACTTTTTGAGCCTGAAATTGTTAAGAAGCGCCAAACAGTATTGAATGAGTCATTAGATAATAAAGTGCTGGCCTTATATGCCCTAGGTATGAGCTATGAAGCCATTAGTGAGCACCTGGCTGAAATGTATGGTCTAGACGTATCCTCAGCTAAAATAAGCCTCATCACGGATAAATTGTTGCCTATGATTACCGAATGGCGCAATAGGTCTTTAGAGTCTATATATCCTATTGCCTTTTTAGACGCGATGCATTTTAAAGTACGTGTTGAGGGCAAAGTCACAAGTAAGGCATTTTACACGGTCCTTGCCGTTACTCCTGAGGGCAAGAAAGATATTTTAGGGCTTTATTTGTCAGAAACTGAAGGCGCGCGGTTTTGGCTTGGTGTCTTAAATGACCTTAAAGCACGAGGGGTAGAAGATATTCTTATTGCGAGTATCGATGGACTTAAGGGTTTTCCCGAAGCTATTGCTGAAGTCTTTCCTAAAACAGAAATCCAACTATGTGTAGTTCACCAAATACGAAACTCCCTGAAGTATGTTGTTAGTAAAGACCAAAAGGCATTCATGGCTGATTTAAAGCTTGTGTATAAGGCCTCTAGCAAAGATTTAGCTGAGCATCATTTGCTTGAACTAGAGGAGAAATGGGGCAAGAAATACCCAGCAGTTATGAAGTCATGGAATAATAACTGGGAGGCTTTGTCTCAATACTTCAAATACCCCGAAGAGCTAAGACGTATCATTTACACCACGAACATCGTAGAGGGGTTCCATCGCCAAATTCGCAAGTACACCAAAAACAAAGGCGCTTTCACTAGTGAAAACGCACTGATAAAGCTTATTTATTGTGCCTGCCAAAAAGTACTGGAAAAATGGAGTCAGCCCATGCACAATTGGGCGCTTATCGCGTCTCAGCTTCATATTTATTTTGAAGACCGTATGAACCTGAGACTTAGATAA
- a CDS encoding winged helix-turn-helix domain-containing protein: MMYLLKNVVTGAVYRIIREQPRLVILDIMLPGMNGDQICHTIREDYLGKILMLTAVNDIASEVSSLNLGADNYLTKPVADEVLKARIEALLRRPNLVNNQNQFQFGNFSINFSTKSVRLFDEEISISTSDFEMLALLVKNHDRLLSRDSIMYALFGHEYDGVDRSIDLKISRIRKALNDNSKKPYRIKTIHKKGYIFVSAAWE; this comes from the coding sequence ATGATGTATCTATTGAAAAACGTGGTGACAGGGGCTGTCTATCGCATCATCCGTGAGCAACCTAGACTAGTCATATTAGATATAATGCTTCCTGGCATGAATGGAGATCAAATATGTCACACAATTAGAGAGGACTATTTGGGGAAAATACTCATGCTAACAGCAGTTAATGATATTGCAAGTGAAGTATCCTCTTTAAATTTAGGAGCAGATAACTACCTAACAAAACCTGTTGCAGACGAGGTTTTAAAAGCAAGAATCGAAGCATTGTTACGTCGACCAAATTTAGTTAATAATCAAAATCAATTTCAATTTGGGAATTTTTCTATCAATTTTAGTACGAAGAGTGTTCGTCTCTTTGACGAAGAAATTTCAATAAGTACCAGCGACTTTGAAATGCTAGCTTTGTTGGTTAAGAATCATGATAGGTTGCTCAGTCGAGATAGTATTATGTATGCTCTTTTTGGGCATGAATATGATGGGGTTGATAGAAGTATCGATTTAAAAATATCACGTATAAGAAAAGCATTGAATGATAATAGTAAAAAGCCTTATCGGATAAAAACAATCCATAAAAAAGGATACATCTTTGTATCTGCGGCTTGGGAATAA
- a CDS encoding ankyrin repeat domain-containing protein — MKDAAIEILIYKPDPEHPMPEEQRGVVVNPHLKQRFTQFVPIGVYLEGSGLRYYFFDKCDKAPKIYSSWDELKADLPEGLSKIFEKKPKLFIMGHGNGGYYGLGNCHGPSEHLYDNDFDKLLSDFKQALPKHHGEVFVTLEGCNTDSQLDATANQQEKTFLERVSVKHPEITFAGTGPWDAQDAQTGFRSLTPEAPITSMAGNIWKAGNSVIFYHGQYQVAVRKSLFASTKTAKELKVNTIEYARAMLDKADSDELVAKIALSRDILTIQDLKKIDGFPELQLEEENAARFVEQESLILGKEQENYLTRVRGILDRVDPIAQLTDRDVLELLLGLKEPSVFKGHEELLELILANKALLQLAMVGCGKVLIGGPNNDSVIDLLLKYGADINCTDKKGMTALHYAVQNFYNYRKEPLHLIKKLLESGASLEVQNKKGQTPIETAQEHSKDGRVTASDKLLASLKYGNSPPTPLEIKQSIRQIFQMSQHKADELLSLPIAKREYSKCSEGTLYIPEDVVEKLHGVLQFARGNHGLLATFESEFSEVTSYLERGLGTGEVIDGNEDEFIPKRFGDAKLKLAAVMDALVEMKQEVATSKDAKVREKNSPSDDSNLFWKP, encoded by the coding sequence ATGAAAGATGCTGCAATAGAAATCTTAATATATAAACCAGATCCAGAACATCCAATGCCTGAAGAGCAAAGAGGCGTGGTGGTAAACCCTCACCTAAAACAACGGTTTACGCAATTTGTTCCAATTGGCGTTTATTTAGAAGGTTCCGGTTTGAGGTATTATTTTTTCGATAAGTGTGATAAAGCCCCCAAAATCTATAGTAGTTGGGATGAACTCAAAGCAGACTTACCCGAGGGACTAAGCAAAATATTCGAGAAAAAACCAAAATTATTTATTATGGGGCATGGTAATGGCGGCTATTATGGTTTGGGTAATTGCCATGGCCCAAGTGAGCATTTATATGATAATGATTTTGATAAATTATTATCTGATTTTAAACAAGCATTGCCCAAACATCATGGTGAAGTCTTTGTGACTTTAGAGGGCTGTAATACAGACAGTCAGCTTGATGCTACAGCGAACCAACAGGAAAAAACATTTTTAGAAAGAGTATCAGTGAAACATCCGGAAATCACGTTTGCTGGGACTGGACCATGGGATGCTCAAGATGCACAGACAGGATTCCGATCACTTACGCCGGAAGCTCCTATCACATCGATGGCAGGAAATATTTGGAAGGCTGGAAACAGTGTTATTTTTTATCATGGCCAATATCAAGTTGCCGTTCGAAAATCTTTATTTGCCTCAACAAAAACGGCTAAAGAATTAAAAGTTAACACCATAGAATATGCACGGGCAATGCTAGATAAAGCCGACAGCGATGAACTGGTAGCGAAAATAGCTTTAAGTCGAGATATTCTAACTATTCAAGATTTAAAAAAAATTGATGGTTTTCCCGAATTGCAACTTGAAGAAGAGAATGCCGCAAGGTTTGTAGAACAGGAAAGTCTAATTTTAGGCAAGGAGCAAGAAAATTACTTAACACGTGTCCGTGGTATCTTAGATCGAGTAGACCCTATAGCACAACTGACAGATAGAGATGTACTAGAACTTCTCCTAGGTTTAAAAGAACCCTCTGTATTTAAAGGCCATGAAGAGTTGCTAGAGTTAATTCTGGCTAATAAAGCCTTGTTACAGTTAGCAATGGTAGGTTGTGGAAAAGTCCTTATTGGCGGCCCAAATAACGATAGTGTCATTGATTTATTATTAAAATATGGTGCTGATATTAACTGTACTGATAAAAAAGGCATGACTGCCTTACACTATGCGGTACAGAATTTTTATAATTATAGAAAAGAACCGCTACATCTCATTAAAAAGTTATTAGAGAGTGGTGCGAGTCTTGAAGTCCAAAATAAGAAAGGACAGACCCCTATCGAGACAGCGCAAGAACATAGTAAAGATGGAAGGGTGACTGCTAGTGATAAACTTCTAGCATCTTTGAAATACGGCAATTCGCCACCAACTCCGTTAGAAATAAAACAATCTATTAGACAAATATTTCAGATGAGCCAACACAAGGCTGATGAACTACTTTCCTTACCTATTGCGAAACGTGAATATAGCAAATGTAGTGAAGGCACTCTTTATATCCCTGAAGATGTAGTTGAAAAATTGCATGGAGTCCTGCAATTTGCAAGAGGTAATCATGGACTATTAGCGACGTTTGAATCAGAGTTTAGTGAGGTTACCAGCTATCTTGAAAGAGGTCTTGGAACTGGAGAGGTGATTGATGGCAATGAAGATGAATTTATCCCTAAACGTTTTGGTGATGCAAAACTCAAGTTAGCAGCGGTTATGGACGCACTGGTTGAGATGAAACAAGAGGTGGCTACTTCAAAAGATGCTAAGGTTAGAGAAAAAAATAGTCCTTCGGACGACTCCAACCTATTCTGGAAGCCATAA
- a CDS encoding sensor histidine kinase, with translation MKFNIYIKILIAFLVIFLILVLAFFKYLKSVETKIVTNAGQTMSQGILIGLEKELINNPKSKWDAIIKKKTDNVIHLIAIDSLKLSSKQNNQLNNGGITFLSGTTYQFLNEVIVEHTAYKKIGNTSYALAYNFSDPSQIIFNYMNPVLKQIVQHLLSKSKNIWGNELLKLEKIYGFPLCFYKANSTHLPSNIINSLSTKRLVFETNKNSSQIAILYYKFSDGILKIGPLSYPSFMARISDVMYYFIVAFFSLSLCLIAFFSLLFVRNMKKVYQITKNFSQGNFDFNRKIGATSVLYGLYINIIQMGERLKELIESHKQMCRFVAHEIRTPLSTIQMATDSIKRKNAEDVLLNKQVSSIQEDIADINRIVSTFLIYSKMHSSKLKLKQSKIDIIVWLRKLLEPYSSSIFEITLHAHELNSLEAYIDEDILKHAVANLITNAMKFAVHHISITISLDNSHILIHVDDDGPGLPDDGGDDIFSEYTIAEDAGIGDKHIGLGLAIVKKVVNLHAGRVIATQSPILKGARFTMILPRYSSEWQL, from the coding sequence ATGAAATTTAATATATATATTAAAATTTTGATTGCGTTCCTTGTGATTTTTTTAATTCTTGTTTTGGCATTTTTTAAATATTTAAAGTCGGTTGAGACAAAGATAGTTACTAATGCAGGGCAAACGATGTCACAAGGAATTTTAATTGGTTTAGAAAAAGAATTAATTAATAACCCGAAATCAAAATGGGATGCAATAATAAAGAAAAAAACAGATAATGTCATTCATCTTATAGCAATCGACAGTTTAAAACTTTCCTCGAAGCAGAATAACCAATTAAACAATGGTGGAATCACTTTCTTATCAGGTACAACCTATCAATTTCTAAACGAGGTAATTGTAGAGCATACTGCGTATAAAAAAATTGGTAATACCTCATATGCATTAGCTTACAATTTTTCAGATCCAAGCCAAATTATTTTTAATTATATGAATCCTGTTTTAAAACAAATCGTTCAACATTTATTATCAAAATCAAAAAATATATGGGGTAATGAATTACTAAAGTTAGAAAAAATATATGGTTTCCCTCTTTGTTTTTATAAAGCCAATAGTACACACTTACCAAGCAATATAATTAATTCTTTATCAACAAAACGCCTAGTATTTGAAACAAATAAGAACTCGTCACAAATTGCTATTCTTTATTATAAATTTAGTGATGGAATACTCAAAATTGGCCCACTAAGCTATCCATCATTTATGGCAAGAATTAGTGATGTTATGTATTATTTTATAGTGGCTTTCTTTTCGTTATCCCTTTGTCTTATTGCATTTTTTTCACTACTTTTTGTTAGAAATATGAAGAAGGTATATCAGATAACAAAAAATTTTAGTCAAGGGAACTTTGACTTTAATCGGAAAATAGGCGCTACCTCTGTTTTATATGGGCTTTATATCAATATCATCCAGATGGGTGAGCGATTAAAAGAGCTGATTGAATCACATAAACAAATGTGCCGATTTGTCGCGCATGAAATTAGAACTCCTTTGTCAACCATACAAATGGCGACAGATAGCATCAAAAGGAAAAACGCAGAAGATGTATTACTCAATAAACAGGTGAGCAGCATACAAGAAGATATTGCAGACATTAACCGCATCGTCAGCACCTTTTTGATTTACTCAAAAATGCATTCAAGCAAATTAAAATTAAAACAATCCAAGATAGATATAATAGTATGGTTAAGAAAATTATTGGAGCCTTATTCTTCATCCATATTTGAAATTACACTTCATGCTCATGAGTTAAATTCTTTAGAAGCATACATAGATGAAGATATTTTAAAACATGCTGTTGCTAATTTGATTACAAATGCCATGAAATTTGCAGTGCATCATATCTCTATAACCATTTCGCTGGATAATAGTCATATTTTAATTCATGTAGACGATGATGGCCCAGGTTTGCCAGATGACGGTGGGGATGACATTTTTTCTGAATATACGATTGCTGAAGACGCTGGAATTGGAGATAAACATATAGGCTTAGGATTAGCTATTGTTAAGAAAGTTGTTAATCTCCACGCAGGAAGGGTCATTGCTACACAATCACCGATATTAAAAGGCGCTCGATTCACAATGATACTTCCACGATATTCTAGTGAATGGCAACTATAA
- a CDS encoding alpha/beta fold hydrolase, whose protein sequence is MSKEELYFKDDGINKIPFELAVRLEGFINLGIPREQLMDVITRTAAKTKPGTEEWSQVILSAADNFAEKAKECETDWLHASFWYFLARFPHYFNNTMKKAYIKHKNAYLKASSFSKYPIEKMVIPFQNQGVVTYLRKPATKRTSLPLVIIWGGIDIWKSDMQIHQIGNALLEKGIAVLAIDGPGTGECPVPISTSSDNWFLAVLDAIKERKDINFDKIACYGLSFGGYWATKLAIQLPWLAGAVNVGGPVHHTFNPDWIKQLPDSTYNTLTYSCGFNRFQNSDLMYFANLSLAKQGLLPAESNAPLLIINGAKDNLVTIAEMDFLNTQGVEGDTLVFANDRHVASQNWKIHSQLTINWLEMKLQ, encoded by the coding sequence ATGAGCAAAGAAGAATTGTACTTTAAGGATGATGGGATAAATAAAATTCCATTTGAATTAGCTGTTCGTCTAGAAGGGTTTATCAATTTGGGAATTCCAAGAGAACAATTAATGGATGTAATCACTCGGACTGCTGCCAAGACAAAACCGGGTACAGAGGAATGGTCTCAAGTTATCCTATCAGCTGCTGACAATTTTGCAGAAAAAGCAAAAGAGTGTGAAACAGATTGGTTGCATGCATCGTTTTGGTATTTTTTAGCAAGATTTCCTCATTATTTTAATAATACAATGAAAAAAGCTTACATAAAGCATAAGAATGCTTATCTGAAAGCGAGCTCTTTTTCTAAGTACCCCATAGAAAAGATGGTAATTCCTTTTCAGAATCAAGGTGTAGTAACTTACTTGCGCAAACCGGCAACTAAAAGAACGTCTCTACCTTTGGTTATTATTTGGGGAGGAATTGATATCTGGAAAAGCGACATGCAGATCCACCAGATTGGTAATGCTTTGTTAGAAAAGGGGATAGCAGTCCTCGCTATCGACGGCCCAGGAACTGGAGAATGTCCCGTACCTATTTCTACGTCATCTGATAATTGGTTTTTGGCTGTTCTCGATGCAATAAAGGAAAGAAAGGATATTAATTTCGATAAAATCGCATGTTATGGGTTATCTTTTGGCGGGTACTGGGCTACAAAATTAGCTATCCAATTACCTTGGTTAGCTGGGGCGGTTAATGTTGGAGGGCCAGTTCATCACACCTTTAATCCAGATTGGATTAAACAGTTGCCTGATTCAACTTACAATACTTTAACTTACTCATGTGGGTTTAATCGTTTTCAAAACTCAGATCTCATGTATTTTGCCAACTTATCACTAGCTAAGCAGGGGCTCTTGCCAGCTGAATCGAATGCTCCATTGCTCATAATTAATGGCGCTAAGGATAATTTAGTAACCATTGCTGAAATGGATTTTTTGAATACGCAAGGAGTTGAAGGAGATACGCTAGTCTTTGCCAACGATCGACATGTTGCCAGCCAAAACTGGAAAATCCACAGCCAACTCACTATTAACTGGTTAGAGATGAAATTACAATGA
- a CDS encoding MarR family winged helix-turn-helix transcriptional regulator — MSTNDDKNILLTNLKGLLQEKLWKLEERLANEREKSSYQHLTGAQSRILATLRGENLTISEVGRRLGISRQAVHKIVSQLVNEGILSLEPMPENNRDKIIVFTEKGVVLKETAKKALKKLDDEVKEKLGDKDFELLKEILSKPWW, encoded by the coding sequence ATGTCAACCAATGATGACAAAAATATTCTATTGACTAACTTAAAAGGTTTACTACAGGAAAAACTGTGGAAGTTAGAAGAACGACTTGCAAATGAACGCGAAAAATCCTCATATCAACACTTAACTGGTGCTCAGTCACGTATCTTGGCTACATTACGCGGAGAAAATCTCACCATTTCAGAAGTGGGACGTCGTTTAGGTATTAGCCGGCAAGCCGTGCATAAGATTGTTAGCCAATTGGTCAACGAAGGTATCTTGTCCTTAGAACCTATGCCCGAAAATAATCGAGATAAAATAATTGTTTTTACAGAAAAAGGAGTGGTTCTTAAAGAAACAGCTAAAAAAGCATTAAAGAAATTAGACGATGAAGTAAAAGAAAAATTGGGGGATAAGGATTTTGAACTTTTAAAGGAAATTCTTAGCAAACCCTGGTGGTAA
- a CDS encoding MltA domain-containing protein, translating into MFQSVLIIFLMTFSIITNAALPADSIQRCLDIRRLADFTTRQKMAAKEPGVLRFKFHKVSASDLPLDNPVGNMEEIIKALNNQIKNCTNHKGEIQSVTIAGHTFERQEWCLKTNKKMLALAKAAHGDFQKYLSNIKTEFDWYKSDGWPENHAGFKKGEFQFTAYYAPAAIEARTKRDGAFLYPIYSNPGVVNVASECKKFHLKAPLCGVDPLTKIVRGFCLKNDNGKYSVAPDRGEIEHGVLNPKYIIGYVRDPNDPPFLMIQGSGSLILDGKLFHLNYDSTNGRPRTMLGRIIQCAQDPTCGGNLDTMEQCAKDPKCHDEAKLRCNVSKEIRQSSASEKQIRQYLNHPLNRHKAADLRNRDQSYVFFAKEEDGPYGSENISLTPHASCATDHKVIPIGMSFIYNCKKTTSWCVAQDSGGAIVGAHVDVYKGEGNQAGVEANELNHPGSLFLALPKRE; encoded by the coding sequence ATGTTTCAATCAGTTTTAATAATTTTCTTAATGACTTTCAGCATAATCACTAATGCAGCCCTTCCTGCTGATTCGATCCAACGCTGTTTAGATATTAGAAGGCTCGCGGATTTTACCACAAGGCAGAAAATGGCCGCCAAAGAGCCCGGTGTATTGCGTTTTAAATTTCATAAAGTTTCAGCATCTGATCTACCGTTAGACAACCCAGTAGGGAATATGGAGGAAATAATTAAGGCATTAAATAATCAGATTAAAAACTGCACTAATCACAAAGGTGAAATTCAGAGTGTGACTATTGCCGGCCATACATTCGAACGCCAAGAATGGTGCCTTAAGACCAACAAAAAAATGCTTGCTCTTGCAAAAGCAGCTCATGGGGATTTTCAAAAATATTTATCAAATATCAAAACCGAATTTGACTGGTATAAAAGTGATGGTTGGCCTGAAAATCATGCCGGATTTAAAAAGGGTGAATTTCAATTTACTGCCTATTACGCCCCAGCCGCTATTGAAGCTCGGACCAAGCGCGACGGAGCCTTTTTGTATCCAATTTATAGTAACCCAGGAGTTGTAAATGTCGCTTCGGAATGCAAAAAATTTCATTTGAAAGCCCCTCTTTGCGGAGTTGATCCGCTTACCAAAATAGTGCGTGGATTTTGTTTGAAAAATGACAATGGCAAATACTCTGTAGCGCCAGACCGAGGCGAAATTGAGCACGGGGTTTTAAATCCAAAATACATAATTGGCTACGTTAGAGATCCAAATGATCCCCCTTTTTTAATGATTCAAGGCTCTGGTTCGTTAATACTTGATGGCAAATTATTTCATCTCAATTACGATAGCACCAACGGCAGGCCACGCACCATGCTTGGGCGGATAATCCAATGCGCACAAGACCCAACTTGCGGGGGTAACCTTGATACAATGGAACAGTGTGCAAAAGATCCGAAATGCCATGATGAAGCAAAGTTACGCTGTAACGTGTCAAAAGAAATTAGACAAAGCTCTGCATCAGAAAAACAAATTCGCCAATACCTAAATCATCCTCTTAACCGTCACAAAGCCGCCGACTTGCGAAATCGCGATCAAAGCTATGTCTTTTTTGCTAAAGAAGAGGACGGTCCTTATGGTTCAGAAAATATTTCTCTAACCCCACATGCTTCATGTGCAACAGATCACAAGGTCATTCCTATCGGAATGAGTTTTATCTACAATTGCAAAAAAACTACTTCATGGTGTGTGGCTCAAGACTCAGGTGGCGCCATTGTGGGAGCTCATGTTGACGTCTATAAAGGTGAGGGGAACCAAGCTGGTGTAGAAGCAAACGAGCTAAATCACCCAGGCTCATTATTTTTGGCATTGCCAAAACGTGAATAA
- a CDS encoding CocE/NonD family hydrolase, whose product MKIFSLKHKFLIAKLYTIIYQVDSSNKLIMKAKWLDNLIPLHTRYLGIQYAGWKPTKFADENLGCILYSDVYVPMPDGVRLSADIYTPKKKGKYPSIVQFAAYNRDLHTVGMPTGTNEIGSPPSFTNRGYNVIVLTARGVGRSEGELRYWQCDEEVDDHFHAIQWVSEQSWCDGQIVLFGSSYYGMSQVNVAAKNPPALKAFFANEVCTDYFRHVFHYAGLSANSFMSLWAGSNFTEKNIKRYIAPWKRALLSHFINHSWTSKLGHTFINYIYYHLKDHYAAKEALPFYEHILFDLNTREENVAQGPYQQLRNINIPFVVVQNRTDIALHQFGAYDLFEHSATPNNRKWLIINHPEYELPVLEWQLEAAAFFDYVIKGLDNGYEKLLPVRFWVDGEEKFEGATTFPPENTVKEKWYFCPNSLSKTVPETSEETWLNIPPNADIIKNLNNMTAQTLRYEFTVGDSFKVAGPVTVHLKFSCNEIDSFIVVRVDRIDSAGNSFFLTMGHIRAATRSLYEHYSSKCEVALDTSIHQPLQRDVPVLLSFSLMPTAALLKKGDKIIISIGSRTDYVSPTPKEGIIAPQFQTPFYFCRNKIYYGSESYIEFNVETN is encoded by the coding sequence ATGAAAATTTTTTCATTAAAGCACAAGTTCCTGATCGCTAAGCTTTATACTATAATTTATCAAGTTGATTCATCTAACAAATTGATTATGAAAGCAAAATGGCTTGATAACCTTATTCCCTTACACACTCGCTACCTAGGTATTCAATATGCTGGTTGGAAACCTACAAAATTTGCTGATGAGAATCTGGGCTGTATTCTTTATTCAGATGTCTATGTCCCCATGCCGGATGGTGTCCGACTTTCAGCCGACATTTATACACCAAAGAAAAAAGGAAAATATCCTAGTATCGTCCAATTTGCTGCTTATAACCGCGACCTGCATACAGTGGGTATGCCAACGGGAACCAATGAGATTGGCTCCCCGCCTAGTTTTACTAATCGTGGCTATAATGTCATCGTTTTAACGGCTCGCGGTGTTGGACGTTCTGAAGGTGAGCTAAGGTACTGGCAGTGTGATGAAGAAGTCGATGATCATTTTCATGCCATACAGTGGGTGAGTGAACAAAGCTGGTGTGATGGACAAATTGTATTATTTGGCTCTTCATATTATGGAATGTCTCAGGTGAATGTTGCAGCAAAAAATCCTCCTGCACTGAAAGCTTTCTTTGCTAATGAAGTCTGTACAGATTATTTTCGGCATGTCTTTCATTATGCGGGTTTAAGTGCCAATAGCTTTATGAGTTTATGGGCTGGCTCTAATTTTACTGAAAAAAATATCAAACGATATATTGCTCCTTGGAAACGGGCTTTATTAAGCCATTTCATCAATCATTCCTGGACTTCAAAGCTTGGGCATACTTTTATCAATTACATTTATTATCATTTGAAAGACCATTATGCAGCAAAAGAAGCGCTTCCGTTTTATGAGCACATCCTATTTGACTTAAATACAAGAGAGGAAAATGTCGCTCAAGGGCCTTACCAACAGTTAAGAAATATAAATATCCCTTTTGTTGTGGTTCAGAATCGGACTGATATTGCTTTACATCAATTTGGTGCTTACGATTTATTCGAGCATAGTGCAACACCCAACAATAGAAAATGGTTGATTATTAATCATCCTGAATATGAGCTACCTGTCCTGGAATGGCAGTTGGAAGCAGCGGCATTCTTTGATTATGTAATCAAAGGATTGGATAACGGATACGAAAAACTATTACCTGTACGTTTTTGGGTTGATGGGGAAGAAAAGTTTGAGGGTGCAACAACCTTTCCTCCTGAAAATACAGTAAAAGAAAAATGGTATTTCTGTCCCAATTCACTCTCAAAAACTGTCCCTGAAACAAGTGAGGAGACTTGGTTAAACATACCGCCTAATGCCGATATTATTAAAAACCTAAATAATATGACAGCACAAACCTTACGGTACGAATTTACGGTTGGCGATTCATTTAAAGTGGCTGGTCCGGTTACAGTGCACTTAAAATTTAGTTGTAATGAAATTGACTCTTTCATTGTTGTCAGAGTCGATAGAATAGACAGCGCAGGCAATTCATTTTTTTTAACAATGGGGCACATACGGGCAGCGACTAGAAGTCTTTATGAACATTATTCGTCGAAATGTGAGGTTGCGTTAGATACGTCCATTCATCAGCCCTTGCAAAGGGATGTGCCTGTATTACTTTCTTTTAGCTTGATGCCTACTGCCGCCCTTTTAAAAAAGGGAGATAAAATTATTATTTCTATCGGTAGTCGAACGGATTATGTGAGTCCAACGCCTAAGGAAGGGATAATAGCACCTCAATTCCAAACACCATTTTATTTTTGCAGAAATAAAATTTACTACGGAAGTGAAAGCTATATAGAGTTTAATGTTGAGACGAATTGA
- a CDS encoding cold-shock protein: protein MSKTVNGVVKWFNEAKGFGFIEQESGPDVFAHFKEILSSGFKTLTEGQRVQFVVAQGSKGLLAQNITVV, encoded by the coding sequence ATGTCTAAAACAGTAAATGGGGTTGTTAAATGGTTTAACGAAGCTAAAGGATTTGGATTTATCGAGCAAGAATCCGGTCCGGATGTATTTGCCCACTTTAAAGAAATTTTGAGTTCTGGCTTCAAAACCCTTACAGAGGGTCAGCGGGTACAATTCGTCGTAGCGCAAGGCTCAAAAGGTCTTCTAGCACAAAATATAACGGTCGTTTAA